The following are encoded together in the Salvia hispanica cultivar TCC Black 2014 chromosome 6, UniMelb_Shisp_WGS_1.0, whole genome shotgun sequence genome:
- the LOC125193930 gene encoding receptor-like protein kinase FERONIA: MISHPLYFFFLISIHSTLKTTSTSTVEAYTATELILLSCGASATTNDISLRSWDTDQGSKYTPSNAPSISSSSDASTMESSVFPVPYGTARVFHSPFTYTFPLTEGQKFLRLYFYPNVYSDIDTRLSLFSVNANAFTLFTNFSAFLHSKNLTRPSFMVEFVVNIGATQKLDLTFTPNPNSSAFVNGIEIVSVPDKLYLSEEGVEIRFVDRLFDLNSGTALENLYRLNVGGGAVDIGEDSGPTRGMFRRWSPDDDYIFHGDYGFTQHDEGVVINYTNRTPSYTAPPKVYKSARTMTNISISLEWGFPVDSGFYYLLRFHFCDFRHVKANDVTFTVNVNNQTADPDVDVIFMAGGPDIPIFKDYITWVPDVGNRGKQDLRLSLVPCLVPGPRYISAWLNGLEIFKLNDSAGSFAASNPELVVDSPPVSLVRNLPAAAKKKKIGVVVGSVIGVVVAVAAVAMLIMRRWKVKDAGTSVTNSLWSLVSLSTESRSTSDTCRYLSIDEIKAATSNFDDSFVIGRGGFGRVYKGLIRNVPVAIKRLNSTSRQGTREFLTEIDVLFKLGHLHLVSLVGYCGDDGEMILVYDYMAHGSLRDHLYNSEKSPLTWKQRLQICVGAAKGLDYLHSSGTIIHRDVKSSNILLDENWVAKVSDFGLSKMAKSTHVSTVVKGSLGYVDPEYYRRKQLTLKSDVYSFGVVLLEVLCARPPIIATLPREQVNLAEWAAFCYGKGTVDQIVDSNLKGQIAAECLSSFTEIAVACLVEKGIDRPSMNDIVRKLEFVMQLQVNGGAQPLIGISASNATDEDTCSRSKSSEFQQQ; the protein is encoded by the coding sequence ATGATATCCCACCCTCTTTACTTCTTCTTCCTTATCTCTATACATTCGACACTCAAAACCACCAGCACCTCCACCGTGGAAGCGTACACTGCCACGGAACTAATCCTCCTTAGCTGCGGCGCATCAGCAACCACAAACGACATCAGCCTCCGGAGCTGGGACACTGATCAAGGTTCGAAATACACGCCATCAAATGCCCCCTCCATATCTTCATCATCCGATGCTTCCACCATGGAATCTTCGGTTTTTCCAGTCCCTTACGGGACTGCTCGAGTTTTCCACTCCCCTTTCACATACACTTTTCCCCTCACTGAAGGCCAGAAATTCCTCCGCCTTTACTTCTATCCCAACGTCTACTCGGACATTGACACTCGTCTATCTTTATTCTCTGTCAATGCAAATGCCTTCACCCTGTTTACAAACTTCAGTGCTTTCCTTCATTCTAAGAATTTAACACGACCTTCTTTTATGGTGGAATTCGTTGTTAACATCGGAGCAACCCAAAAACTCGATCTAACCTTCACCCCCAATCCAAACTCCTCTGCTTTTGTAAATGGAATCGAGATTGTGTCGGTCCCAGATAAACTCTACCTTTCGGAAGAAGGCGTGGAAATTAGATTTGTGGACAGGCTGTTTGATCTCAACAGCGGCACGGCTTTGGAGAATCTTTACCGGCTGAATGTGGGTGGCGGCGCTGTAGACATAGGAGAAGATAGTGGCCCCACTCGTGGCATGTTTCGAAGATGGAGTCCTGATGATGACTACATATTCCACGGCGATTATGGGTTTACGCAGCATGACGAGGGAGTTGTGATCAACTACACCAACCGTACTCCTTCCTACACTGCTCCGCCTAAAGTATACAAATCTGCTAGAACTATGACCAACATCAGCATAAGTTTAGAGTGGGGATTTCCAGTTGATTCTGGATTCTACTATCTGCTCCGTTTCCACTTTTGTGATTTTCGGCACGTAAAGGCAAACGACGTGACGTTTACAGTAAACGTCAATAATCAGACGGCAGATCCTGACGTTGATGTCATCTTCATGGCCGGCGGCCCTGATATTCCCATCTTCAAAGACTACATAACATGGGTTCCTGATGTTGGAAATCGTGGAAAGCAAGACCTGCGGCTATCTTTGGTGCCTTGCCTTGTGCCAGGACCAAGATATATTAGCGCTTGGCTGAATGGCTTGGAAATTTTCAAACTCAATGATTCGGCAGGAAGTTTTGCTGCATCCAACCCTGAACTCGTTGTCGACTCACCACCGGTGTCGCTAGTGAGGAACCTACCGGCGGCagcgaagaagaagaaaattggtGTTGTGGTGGGGAGTGTTATCGGCGTAGTTGTGGCGGTTGCAGCCGTGGCTATGTTGATTATGCGGCGGTGGAAAGTGAAGGACGCAGGCACGAGTGTCACCAACTCATTGTGGTCGTTGGTGTCACTTTCGACGGAGTCAAGGTCCACTTCTGATACATGCAGGTATTTGTCCATCGACGAGATCAAGGCCGCCACCAGCAACTTCGACGACAGCTTCGTCATCGGCAGGGGAGGCTTCGGACGCGTCTACAAAGGCCTCATCCGCAACGTGCCTGTCGCAATCAAGAGGCTCAACTCCACCTCCAGGCAAGGCACTCGCGAGTTCCTCACCGAGATCGACGTGCTCTTCAAGCTTGGCCACCTCCACCTAGTTTCCCTCGTCGGCTACTGCGGCGACGATGGCGAGATGATCCTGGTGTACGACTATATGGCACACGGCAGCCTCCGCGACCACCTCTACAACTCCGAAAAGTCACCCTTGACGTGGAAGCAGCGCCTCCAGATCTGCGTGGGCGCCGCCAAGGGGCTGGACTACCTCCACAGCAGTGGCACCATCATCCACCGCGACGTCAAGTCCAGTAACATCCTTCTCGATGAGAATTGGGTGGCCAAGGTGTCGGACTTCGGCCTCTCCAAAATGGCCAAGTCCACACACGTTAGCACGGTCGTCAAAGGCAGCTTGGGTTATGTTGACCCAGAGTACTACCGCCGGAAACAGCTGACGTTGAAATCCGATGTGTACTCGTTCGGGGTGGTTTTGCTGGAAGTCTTATGTGCAAGGCCGCCGATAATCGCAACATTACCAAGAGAGCAAGTGAATTTAGCAGAGTGGGCTGCATTTTGCTATGGGAAAGGGACAGTTGATCAGATTGTGGATTCCAATCTCAAGGGCCAGATTGCAGCTGAATGCTTGAGCAGTTTTACAGAAATAGCCGTAGCATGCCTCGTGGAGAAGGGGATTGATCGGCCATCGATGAACGACATTGTTAGGAAATTGGAGTTTGTAATGCAGCTCCAAGTGAATGGAGGTGCACAGCCGTTGATTGGGATTAGCGCGAGTAACGCGACGGACGAGGACACGTGTTCTAGATCGAAGAGCAGCGAATTCCAGCAGCAGTGA
- the LOC125195399 gene encoding uncharacterized protein LOC125195399: MEPETVLNLFDSRWFHLGIIGNPPETSISAAPPPFPQISNQKVSRQISSLARSKSDELSSLTARNPSPDSVLKTPHLQTIFSDREFSISSETPRIPVARKSGVDGRRKKRLSKSMSELEFEEVKGFIDIGFVFSEEDKVDSALVEIIPGLQKLGQKIESRDREIEEASRMRAKPYLSEAWEFYEEERLMKWRVPSSATSEMEIKDNLKSWAHTVASAVR, encoded by the coding sequence ATGGAACCAGAAACTGTTCTAAATCTCTTCGATTCCAGGTGGTTCCACCTCGGGATCATCGGAAATCCACCGGAAACCTCAATCTCAGCCGCGCCGCCACCATTCCCccaaatatcaaatcaaaagGTTTCGCGCCAAATTTCGTCTCTCGCGAGATCGAAGAGCGACGAGCTGTCGAGTCTCACAGCACGGAACCCCTCTCCCGATTCAGTCCTCAAAACCCCCCACCTCCAGACCATTTTCTCCGACAGGGAGTTCTCAATTTCATCGGAAACTCCGAGGATTCCGGTGGCGAGGAAATCCGGCGTCGACGGAAGGAGGAAGAAGCGGCTGAGCAAGAGCATGTCGGAGCTGGAATTCGAAGAGGTGAAGGGATTCATCGACATTGGGTTCGTTTTTTCGGAGGAAGACAAGGTGGATTCGGCCCTGGTTGAAATCATTCCAGGTCTGCAGAAATTAGGGCAGAAAATTGAATCGCGTGATAGGGAAATTGAGGAAGCTTCTAGAATGAGGGCGAAGCCGTATCTATCGGAAGCGTGGGAGTTTTACGAAGAGGAAAGATTGATGAAATGGAGGGTTCCTTCTTCTGCAACTAGTGAGATGGAAATCAAAGATAATCTCAAATCTTGGGCCCACACAGTGGCTTCTGCTGTTAGATGA
- the LOC125195400 gene encoding uncharacterized protein LOC125195400: MGNYLADGIYPRWLVFVKTIRCSSDERNDYFAELQESARTDVERAFVEYEGVQLISWANDDADEASPSHDVVTPNVRMRVPHYEVGRLKEHADMRQVDAHIRLQKDLIEELWARKTERR; encoded by the exons ATGGGCAActatttggcggatgggatatatcCTAGGTGGctcgtctttgtgaagacgatcagatgctCATCTGATGAAAGGAATGACTACTTTGCGGAACtgcaggagtcggcgcgcacgGACGTGGAAcgggcatttg tcgaatATGAAGGTGTACAGCTGAttagttgggccaatgacgatgctGATGAAGCCAGTCCCAGCCACGACGTGGTTACCCCCAACGTACGAATGAGAGTACCTCACTATGAAGTCGGCCGCCTCAAGGAacatgccgacatgcgccaagttgATGCTCATATTCGactccaaaaggatttaattgaagagttgtgggcgcGGAAGACTGAACGAcgatag